In one window of Dromaius novaehollandiae isolate bDroNov1 chromosome W, bDroNov1.hap1, whole genome shotgun sequence DNA:
- the LOC112994485 gene encoding uncharacterized protein LOC112994485 produces MDNQAFEMHGESIPSSSKTAEWPKKEERKSYCSLMKIFLVCLLACIITTTIGVLVLSLIYAESIGFVKETVVKNRDTTSPKIDEKEVDVKFRFLNQLGKSKVHHFPGGDIQWARFRNDVNEYQSVEEMEFGKSINNFRSKMTFGTLRIKSNGLRVPHWHFNANEHGYLLKGTAWIGVVDADDSVVTTYNVTAGQVIFFPRNTLHWIKNVGKEDCLFLLFFTTHEELKTLDVDDAFFSTPEDIAARALKPQGGVNFIRTFKKQTEDQAINLPPNLQELVHNASYVQSPDHLVWRYFYDLKGSAEYPFPGGIFKWARYRINGTGLNETEKIFSESLNKHENTLTLATLRIFSNGLGQPHFHFNANEMGYVISGCGKVGVIASDVTSNFNIDIGDVIFFPVGSQHYIKSVCDEDLLLILAYSTGNQLETLRMNDYFHKTADHILAQLFFKEQNEFKKIPKAS; encoded by the exons ATGGATAACCAGGCATTTGAAATGCACGGAGAGAGCATACCAAGTTCTTCAAAAACAGCAGAATGGCCAAAGAAAGAG gaaagaaagagctACTGCTCCCTAATGAAAATCTTTCTAGTCTGTCTGTTGGCCTGTATTATCACCACCACAATAGGAGTGCTGGTCCTGTCCTTGATCTATGCAGAAAGCATTGGCTTTGTAAAAGAGACAGTTGTTAAAAACCGTGACACAACCTCCCCCAAAATAGATGAAAAAGAAGTGGATGTCAAATTCCGGTTCCTGAATCAGCTGGGAAAATCAAAG GTACATCATTTCCCAGGTGGTGATATTCAGTGGGCAAGATTCAGGAATGATGTAAATGAATATCAAAGTGTTGAAGAAATGGAATTTGGAAAAAGTATCAATAACTTTCGCTCTAAAATGACTTTTGGAACCTTACGGATCAAGAGCAATGGGCTTCGGGTTCCCCACTGGCATTTTAATGCTAATGAACATGGCTACCTGCTAAAG GGTACTGCCTGGATTGGAGTAGTTGATGCAGATGACAGCGTGGTTACCACGTACAATGTCACAGCTGGCCAAGTGATCTTCTTCCCTAGAAACACTTTGCATTGGATAAAGAATGTAGGAAAAGAAGACTGTCTGTTCTTACTGTTTTTTACAACACATGAAGAACTTAAGACGTTGGATGTAGATGATGCATTTTTCTCTACCCCAGAAGATATAGCAGCAAGAGCATTAAAG CCACAGGGTGGAGTTAACTTTATCAGAACATTCAAGAAGCAAACAGAAGATCAGGCAATTAACCTCCCCCCAAATTTACAAGAGCTTGTACACAATGCCAGCTATGTGCAATCTCCAGACCACCTTGTATGGCGGTACTTCTATGACCTCAAAG GGTCAGCAGAATATCCTTTTCCAGGAGGAATCTTCAAGTGGGCTCGCTACCGCATAAATGGAACTGGATTAAATGAGACAGAGAAAATTTTTAGTGAGTCACTGAATAAG catGAAAATACTCTTACCTTAGCAACTCTCAGAATATTCAGCAATGGACTGGGGCAGCCTCATTTCCACTTCAACGCTAATGAGATGGGTTACGTCATTAGTGGCTGTGGAAAG GTTGGGGTTATTGCATCTGATGTCACCTCCAACTTCAACATTGACATTGGAGATGTCATATTTTTCCCTGTTGGAAGCCAACATTATATCAAGAGCGTATGTGATGAGGATTTACTTTTGATTCTAGCCTACAGTACAGGCAACCAG ctGGAAACTCTTCGTATGAATGACTACTTCCATAAAACAGCAGATCATATCCTTGCTCAGCTTTTTTTCAAGGAACAGAATGAGTTTAAAAAGATCCCAAAGGCTTCTTAA